A genome region from Prionailurus viverrinus isolate Anna chromosome A3, UM_Priviv_1.0, whole genome shotgun sequence includes the following:
- the WFDC2 gene encoding WAP four-disulfide core domain protein 2 isoform X2: MPACRPGLHAVPLLLGLLLLGLSPVPGREAEKTGVCPQLQADLNCTQECHSDAQCADNLKCCQAGCATICHLPDEKQGSCPYVNTDFPQLGLCQHQCKVDSQCPGLLKCCYNGCGKMSCITPIF; encoded by the exons ATGCCTGCCTGCCGCCCCGGTCTTCACGCCGTCCCCCTCCTCCTCGGCCTGCTGCTGCTGGGCCTCTCCCCTGTCCCAG GCAGAGAAGCGGAGAAAACGGGCGTGTGCCCCCAGCTGCAGGCGGACCTGAACTGTACGCAGGAGTGCCATTCGGACGCCCAATGCGCCGACAACCTCAAGTGCTGCCAGGCCGGCTGCGCCACCATCTGCCACCTGCCCGACG AAAAGCAAGGTTCCTGCCCCTACGTGAACACTGACTTCCCCCAGCTCGGCCTCTGCCAGCACCAGTGCAAGGTGGACAGCCAGTGTCCTGGCCTGTTGAAATGCTGCTACAATGGTTGCGGGAAGATGTCCTGCATCACTCCCATCTTCTGA
- the WFDC2 gene encoding WAP four-disulfide core domain protein 2 isoform X1, producing the protein MPACRPGLHAVPLLLGLLLLGLSPVPGGRLPGLGLLAPLTVGLPGREAEKTGVCPQLQADLNCTQECHSDAQCADNLKCCQAGCATICHLPDEKQGSCPYVNTDFPQLGLCQHQCKVDSQCPGLLKCCYNGCGKMSCITPIF; encoded by the exons ATGCCTGCCTGCCGCCCCGGTCTTCACGCCGTCCCCCTCCTCCTCGGCCTGCTGCTGCTGGGCCTCTCCCCTGTCCCAG GTGGGCGTCTTCCGGGACTAGGGCTCCTGGCCCCACTGACCGTCGGCCTCCCAGGCAGAGAAGCGGAGAAAACGGGCGTGTGCCCCCAGCTGCAGGCGGACCTGAACTGTACGCAGGAGTGCCATTCGGACGCCCAATGCGCCGACAACCTCAAGTGCTGCCAGGCCGGCTGCGCCACCATCTGCCACCTGCCCGACG AAAAGCAAGGTTCCTGCCCCTACGTGAACACTGACTTCCCCCAGCTCGGCCTCTGCCAGCACCAGTGCAAGGTGGACAGCCAGTGTCCTGGCCTGTTGAAATGCTGCTACAATGGTTGCGGGAAGATGTCCTGCATCACTCCCATCTTCTGA